A DNA window from Plasmodium vinckei vinckei genome assembly, chromosome: PVVCY_10 contains the following coding sequences:
- a CDS encoding PIR protein CIR protein: MAKEVCKIFQDVDECFMNGEPDLNKIKQLGNYIQDCYNNNPSESHKCKENLQIIIALCSHLFIELQKISNGPQKRENNDNQYVEYVMMWLGYRLFQTETYNSSTLRSFYNNHLMKSDLFSNYTDLIKKKDHLKEVKVYYMWKFYELFKEVCYMTLKYSPNKLDMRNIKNDFKVFQNKYKHLYNNINECNSYLILLNSIKVAYGYFKRYLITGVRKNQIKELNSILKDLSPRIKLDKGATSGFISRGCKTVNSKAVNKPFKPGQKVPKAKPAESSPRPHQSQKQPQQQTALQTVPHPPTPAGPELKKSQPSPEILPPAPPLPQKEIQPPDSQPQTQPQSADPLPSQSAQYGGSSQVSQTGGSKNSNESKDSRSGKETTGGTNNNTGDSNSQSAPKTSDNIKENTGGSSSENENPGGGSNVPTSSTPEGSFNFGSSFLEFILKGNEYYNKGSKFIKDNHQKFKDAAEKISDAYNQAKDNLKTTYDKSNKYLNNLINDVINQLNKNDMPSKSGDKQVDPGTPINGGKQSNQPPSTNLLPPSLPIPSKDSPLPPLKGPPPTPPQTPSSTLSLPKQPSPQSQPITHQNPHVPVQVKQPNHQTISQLVKSLSFNPNLKKKWNIFPTTWNGSGNCKSEIKLMNTTLVCCTFEQCSLTGISVILILIPIILSITYKYLSREWTTKSEKKNMKRVINSIGGKRPVQIIIKSYDRNKDLKPVINSGGRKKDPLLNIYKLMQADPIPFINLFFLLIFFVYKRKYDFLEL, from the exons ATGGCTAAGGAAGTG tgtaaaatatttcaagaTGTTGATGAGTGTTTTATGAATGGCGAGCCTGatttgaataaaataaaacaactTGGAAATTACATCCAGGATtgctataataataatccaTCAGAATCACATAAATGTAAAGAGAATcttcaaataattatagCTCTATGCTCACATCTATTTATtgaattacaaaaaatttcCAATGGGCCACAGAAAcgtgaaaataatgataaccAATATGTTGAGTACGTTATGATGTGGCTAGGTTATAGATTATTTCAAACAGAAACTTATAATTCATCAACCTTAAGGagtttttataataatcatTTAATGAAATCGGATCTATTTAGTAATTATACCGatttaataaagaaaaaggaTCATTTAAAGGAGGTCAAggtttattatatgtggAAATTTTATGAGTTATTTAAAGAAGTATGCTATATGACTTTGAAATATTCACCAAATAAACTCGATATgagaaatattaaaaacgATTTTAAagtttttcaaaataagtataaacatctttataataatattaacgAATGCAATTCAtatcttattttattaaatagtaTAAAAGTAGCATATGgttattttaaaagatatCTTATTACGGGGGTTCGGAAAAACCAAATAAAAGAACTAAATTCTATTCTTAAAGATCTTAGCCCTAGAATAAAATTAGATAAAGGAGCTACATCTGGATTTATTTCCCGAGGATGCAAAACTGTAAATTCAAAGGCTGTGAACAAACCCTTCAAACCTGGGCAAAAAGTTCCAAAAGCTAAACCAGCGGAATCATCACCACGTCCACATCAATCACAAAAACAACCACAACAACAAACAGCACTCCAAACAGTACCCCATCCACCAACACCAGCAGGACCAGAACTCAAAAAATCCCAACCATCGCCAGAAATACTGCCACCAGCACCACCACTACCACAAAAGGAAATACAACCACCAGACTCACAACCACAGACACAGCCACAATCAGCAGATCCATTACCATCACAATCAGCACAATATGGTGGGTCGTCGCAAGTATCTCAAACAGGAGGGTCAAAGAATTCAAATGAATCAAAGGATTCACGCAGTGGTAAAGAAACTACAGGGggtacaaataataatacaggAGATTCAAATAGTCAAAGTGCACCAAAAACTTCAGAcaatattaaagaaaatacaGGAGGCTCAAGTAGTGAAAACGAAAATCCTGGTGGTGGATCAAATGTTCCCACATCAAGTACGCCAGAAGgatcttttaattttgggTCATCATTTCTTGAATTCATATTAAAAGgaaatgaatattataataaaggttccaaatttattaaagaCAATCACCAAAAGTTCAAAGATGCTGCGGAGAAAATCAGTGATGCATATAATCAAGCCAaggataatttaaaaactaCTTACGATAAatctaataaatatttaaataaccTTATTAATGATGTAATTAACCAATTGAATAAAAACGATATGCCCTCTAAATCAGGTGATAAACAGGTTGACCCCGGCACCCCAATTAATGGGGGAAAACAATCTAATCAGCCACCATCAACAAATCTACTACCACCTTCCCTACCAATTCCATCAAAAGATTCGCCATTACCTCCACTAAAAGGCCCACCACCAACTCCGCCTCAAACTCCATCTTCAACCCTATCACTACCAAAGCAACCATCTCCACAATCCCAACCTATTACACATCAAAACCCACATGTCCCAGTTCAAGTCAAGCAACCTAACCACCAAACAATTTCTCAATTGGTAAAATCACTAAGTTTTAACCCAaacttgaaaaaaaaatggaatatatTTCCAACTACATGGAATGGATCAGGGAATTGCAAAtctgaaataaaattgatgaACACCACGTTAGTGTGTTGCACATTTGAACAGTGTAGTTTAACTGGTATTTCAGTTATCCTTATTTTAATAcccattattttatcaattacatataag TATTTGTCACGTGAATGGACAACAAaatcagaaaaaaaaaacatgaaaaGAGTTATAAATTCAATTGGAGGGAAAAGACCGgttcaaataattataaaatcataTGATAGGAACAAAGACCTAAAACCGGTTATAAATTCAGGTGGTAGAAAAAAAGAtccattattaaatatatacaaacttATGCAGGCTGATCCTAtaccatttattaatttattttttttgttaattttttttgtctataaaagaaaatacgattttttggaattataa
- a CDS encoding CIR protein PIR protein — translation MEQSSDNLKDVYKEINTVDGEFAVTMEGGSSCEFAETSIHNYCHYGSNSEKGKCHNYFEMASSGVIRLLINLKEKCNLEYDKLAEYAILFLSYKLNQNEKNKLTDLNEFYTSYIETNEYYNNNIKVNDLTYKEIINRKKDLMNIKEISKFNDPFGILLLLYYVINSSNWNCEKWSQKANEFVKNFETLNNDSNNIKDNPFSQILSTLSDDYNNLKNIYRDKKSCNFQPLPELTSQTSPVDSSVKVSGQTLGKIPEGTSSSLSILNTVIPGLSTFAIPVFLGVAYKYSLFGIDKLFQRQYIKKKLKKVKKEMEINI, via the exons ATGGAACAGTCAAGTGATAATCTTAAGGATGTg tataaagaaattaatACGGTCGATGGCGAGTTTGCTGTGACAATGGAAGGTGGATCATCATGTGAATTTGCTGAAACATCAATCCACAATTATTGTCATTACGGGAGTAACTCAGAAAAAGGTAAAtgtcataattattttgaaatgGCTAGTTCTGGTGTTATTCGTTTgctaataaatttaaaggAGAAGTGTAATTTAGAATATGATAAACTTGCCGAATAcgctattttatttttaagttataaactaaatcaaaatgaaaaaaataaattgacCGATTTAAACGAATTTTATACTAGTTATATAGAAACAAATGagtattataataataatataaaagttaATGATCTAACTTATAaggaaattataaatagaaaaaaagatttgatgaatattaaagaaatatcTAAATTCAATGATCCATTtggtatattattattattgtattatGTAATTAATTCAAGCAATTGGAATTGCGAAAAATGGTCGCAAAAAGCTAATGAAtttgttaaaaattttgaaacaCTCAATAATGattctaataatataaaagacaATCCATTTAGTCAAATATTGTCTACATTATCAGATGATtataacaatttaaaaaatatatatcggGATAAAAAATCTTGCAATTTTCAACCTCTTCCAGAATTAACCTCCCAAACAAGTCCTGTAGATAGTTCTGTAAAGGTTTCTGGACAAACATTGGGGAAGATTCCTGAAGGTACATCATCAAGTTTGTCGATATTAAACACAGTAATTCCAGGTTTATCGACATTTGCAATACCGGTTTTCTTGGGAGTTGCTTATAag tattcattatttggaATTGATAAACTATTTCAAagacaatatataaaaaaaaaattaaaaaaagtaaagaaGGAAATggaaattaatatatga